Within the Fusobacterium periodonticum 1_1_41FAA genome, the region AAGCTCCAGTAGAAACTGTAGTAGCAACAGAAGGACTAAATCCTCAAGATGAAAAAGAAGCAATGGAAATCTTAGATGGTATGAGAAAGAAAATAAAGAAAGAAGATACAGAAACTCTTAAACTACAACAAGAAGCAAAAGAATTAGGAATATCTACATCTGAAGCAAGCTCATTAGCAGAAATAGAAGCAATGGTAAAGGCAAAGAAAGCAGAAAAAGCTAAACCAAAGACAGAAGCAGAAAAATTAGAAGCAACAAGAAAAGAAGCACTAGACAAATTAGATTTCTATGAAAGAGTAGTAAGAAGTGTTGCAAGAGAAGAAGCAGAAGTAGCAGGATATTATCAAATAATGGATGAAGATATAAAAACAACTGAAGCTATAGAAGAAGCTACTCCAGTAGTAGAACCTGTACAACAATAATAGGGGGAATATAGATGAAAAGTAAACTAATGTTAACAGCATTATTAGGAGTTCTTTTAGTAGGTTCGTTTGCTTATGCAGAAGAAAATGATGATGAAGCAAAGAAAAGACTATTAAAAGAATATGAAAAAGTTCAAAAAGAAAGAGAAAAAGAAGCAGAAGAAGCAGCCAAAAGACAAGCTGAAGAAGGAACTCAAACAGTTCAAGATATAGCTAATCAAACTACAGAAAATGGGGAAGTAGTAGAAGGTGCAACTGTTGAAGGTGGAGAAGTAGCAGTGGCACAAGAAGAAGTAACTCCAAAAAAATCAAGAAAAAATATGACAGAATCAGAAAAAATGGATGAAGAAATCCAAAGAATAAAGAAAAGAATGTTAGAAATAAATGACAAGATAGAAAACTATAACAAGACAAATGAAATGCTTGATAATTTAGAAAAGAATGTTGGAGAACTAGAAAGAAGAGTAAGTTATTAATAAAAAGGAGAACAGAAAATATGAAAAAATTAGCATTAGTATTAGGAGTTTTATCATTAGTA harbors:
- a CDS encoding FAD-I family protein, producing the protein MKSKLMLTALLGVLLVGSFAYAEENDDEAKKRLLKEYEKVQKEREKEAEEAAKRQAEEGTQTVQDIANQTTENGEVVEGATVEGGEVAVAQEEVTPKKSRKNMTESEKMDEEIQRIKKRMLEINDKIENYNKTNEMLDNLEKNVGELERRVSY